A stretch of the Gossypium hirsutum isolate 1008001.06 chromosome D07, Gossypium_hirsutum_v2.1, whole genome shotgun sequence genome encodes the following:
- the LOC107954062 gene encoding lysine-specific demethylase JMJ25 produces the protein MGSDDQIPAVAARNDWRAEEDGRIPCPPNGKGGCGRETLSLRRLFETNSVEQLIQSAEELTINFQLPDIEFSQGCSLCQTTCSAGNEAKNFEVRQAAHREKSHDNFVYCPNVMQLEDNSIQHFQTHWMRGEPVIVRNVLEKSSGLSWEPLVMWRAFIGAKKILKEEAKRVKAIDCLDWCEVLFWIRSIEKFGFKNFLRVEDIDTFMWCNIMHLDNVVIMWCTTNYVFG, from the coding sequence ATGGGTTCAGATGACCAGATTCCTGCAGTGGCAGCAAGAAATGATTGGAGAGCTGAGGAAGATGGTAGGATTCCTTGTCCTCCAAATGGAAAGGGTGGTTGTGGTCGTGAGACACTTTCACTGAGACGCTTATTTGAAACTAATTCAGTTGAGCAACTGATTCAGAGTGCTGAGGAGCTCACCATTAATTTTCAGTTACCTGATATCGAGTTTTCTCAAGGCTGTTCTTTGTGTCAAACCACCTGCTCTGCAGGAAATGAAGCAAAAAACTTTGAAGTAAGGCAGGCAGCTCATAGAGAGAAAAGTCATGACAATTTTGTGTACTGCCCGAATGTAATGCAGTTGGAAGACAATAGCATTCAGCATTTTCAAACTCATTGGATGCGAGGTGAACCTGTTATTGTTAGAAATGTCCTTGAAAAAAGTTCTGGTCTTAGTTGGGAACCATTGGTTATGTGGAGAGCTTTTATAGGTGCAAAAAAGATATTAAAAGAGGAGGCTAAGAGGGTTAAAGCAATTGATTGCTTGGACTGGTGTGAGGTACTTTTTTGGAtaagaagcatagaaaaatttggcttcaaaaattttctcagggttgaagatattgatacttttatgtggtgtaatattatgcacttggacaatgttgttattatgtggtgtactactaattatgtatttggataa